In Fusarium pseudograminearum CS3096 chromosome 1, whole genome shotgun sequence, one genomic interval encodes:
- the PKS4 gene encoding PKS4, whose product MSVDNKQVPGPVAIVGLACRFPGDATSPSKFWDLLKSGKDAYSETTDRYNAQAFYHPNSKRQNVLPVTGGHFLKQDPHVFDAAFFNITAAEAISLDPKQRIALEVAYEAFENAGKPLKQVAGTTTACFVGSSMSDYRDAVVRDFAHNPKYHVLGTCEEMIANRISHFFDIHGPSATVHTACSSSLVAIHLACQSLLSGDAEMALAGGVGMILTPDGTMQLNNLGFLNPEGHSRSFDKDAGGYGRGEGCGILVLKKLDKAIQDGDNIRAVIRASGVNSDGWTQGVTMPSSEAQAALIKHVYETRGLDYGATQYVEAHGTGTKAGDPVETGAIHRTIGQGASKNRKLWVGSVKPNIGHLEAAAGVASVIKGVLAMENSLIPPNIHFASPNPEIPLDEWNMAVPTKLTPWPAARTKRMSVSGFGMGGTNGHVVLEAFNSTPQSILYGDTQHQPVHNGKRLFTFSSHDQAGLDRVSKSLVDHLDSLGPAGARPEYLADLGYSLSVGKSGLSWKTAHVAESLTELREKLSSPQSEYAVREPRSQPKIGFVFTGQGAQWARMGVEMLHRPVFKESVQRSTDYLQQLGCEWTPIVELSRAQKESRLTLPEISQPICSVLQIALVDELRSWGVAPVSVVGHSSGEIAAAYCIEALSHKDAIAVAYFRGKVSAGLNHLNGGMMAVGCSRAEAETLIDESDLQGGHVTVACVNSPSNVTLSGDVAPLDQLKSILEKRGIFARRLRVEVAYHSTHMNSVFADYTASIADIDPQSSPCNQPIMVSSVTNNQVDPALLGSYYWGRNLISPVLFSDTIKEMVSPADGNGEKAVDLLVEIGPHGALGGPIEQILSHFDIENVGYQSMLTRGQNAVETSLELATSLFLQGVAIDIQKVNGDSGCRLLTNLPPYPWNHSKKFRAESRLQRELITQSAPTRSIIGAPVPKMNESQRVWRGFIRLDDEPWIRGHTVGTTVLFPGAGMVSIVLEAAQQMVDPGKIARAFRLRDVSFSAAMALPEDQATEVIIQMKPQLVATSGSTPATWWEFTVSSCAGTDQLRDNCRGLITIDYEGNTSQQMAHEDSQVVSGRITDYHQILEECPATYAKDRFYKHMMKAAWRYGETFQGVENCHPGDGKTVFDVKLIDIGETFSKGQLDRPFLIHGATLDAVFQGWLGSTYKNGTFEFDKPFVPTKIGEMEISVDIPSEAGYMMPGLCRSHRSGFNELSADTIMFDKDLSRVILSVIDFRTSELEMDGAATEETAVEVDPADITSKVLWDYSLSLMEPSDLKQAMGSIAAQNRLTDFVRMLLHDNPAANIVEFIPRSDGVPDTYTSKLPPGTILPTQIRYAIVDETENVRDENAASSMLTIDALVDSVSTSGTTADIVVIPQGFQFQDTHARILEALVKISKPDTAIVVASDTSDTTVPLKAKGFQLLHSIQGAPSLEVFAGLTGEQEKPTNGIHKEEVVLLLPSTVSTVTKEFAEEVQLDLEGQGFSVSTESLADSIDDSTFDGKTCVSLLEVERPLLDSLSESDFQLIRKVVLTSQRILWVTHGESPSLALVDGFSRCIMSEIEGVKFQVLHLSEPTGLHHGPRLASKVIASKASDNEFRDKDGLLQVARIFKGLTENENIRHHLHDDVRVARLSNQERPLRLTIGKPGLLDTLYFVDDERVLAPLADHEVEIQVKATGLNFRDVMASMALVPVKGLGQEASGIVLRTGRDATHLKPGDRVSTLDMGTHATVMRADHRVTVKIPDAMSFEEAAAVPVVHTTAYYALVRLAKLQRGQSVLIHAAAGGVGQAALQLANHLGLVVYATVGSDDKRKLLTDRYQVSEDHIFNSRDASFAKGIMRVTGGRGVDCVLNSLSGELLRVSWSCLATFGTFVEIGLRDITNNMLLDMRPFSKSTTFSFINMYTLFEEDPSALGDILEEVFKLLGGGILQTPSPMTVYPINQVEDAFRIMQQGRHRGKIVLSFPDDVQAPVLHVAKNSMKLDSQATYLFVGGLGGLGRSLAKEFVSCGAKNIAFISRSGDSTSEAKATIKEITSRGANVKAYAADISDEKAFLNVMKECSREFPPIKGVVQMAMVLRDVVFEKMTYEEWKLPLKPKVQGSWNLHKYFDHERPLDFMVICSSSSGIYGYPSQAQYAAGNTYQDALAHYRRAQGLKAVSVNLGIMRDVGVLAEQGTSGNIKLWEEVLGIREPAFHALMKSLIKGQTDNNSEFPAQICTGLGTADIMATHGLAKPTYFQDPRFGPLAVTSLSSDASGDKQSTAMSISSQLSEASSKAKATDIITNALVGKVADILQMPQSEVDPGQPLYRYGVDSLVALEVRNWITREMKVNVALLEILAAVPMESFAGKLASTSKLVTVS is encoded by the exons ATGTCTGTCGATAACAAACAAGTGCCTGGCCCAGTTGCCATCGTAGGCCTGGCTTGTCGCTTTCCTGGCGATGCCACATCTCCATCCAAGTTCTGGGACCTCCTGAAGAGCGGAAAAG ACGCATACTCCGAAACAACAGATCGGTACAATGCACAAGCCTTCTACCATCCAAACAGCAAACGGCAAAATGTTTTGCCAGTCACAGGTGGACACTTTTTGAAGCAGGATCCCCATGTCTTTGACGCTGCCTTCTTCAATATCACTGCCGCTGAGGCCATCTCACTTGACCCAAAACAGCGCATCGCCCTCGAGGTTGCATACGAGGCCTTCGAAAATGCTGGTAAGCCCCTCAAACAGGTTGCTGGTACTACCACTGCGTGTTTTGTTGGATCCTCCATGAGCGACTACAGAGATGCTGTCGTCCGTGATTTCGCTCATAATCCCAAGTATCATGTACTTGGCACTTGTGAGGAGATGATCGCCAACCGAATCTCCCACTTCTTCGACATTCATGGTCCAAGTGCTACTGTACATACAGCCTGCTCATCAAGCCTCGTGGCGATTCACTTGGCCTGCCAGAGTCTCCTGTCAGGAGATGCTGAGATGGCCCTTGCTGGTGGTGTCGGAATGATCCTGACACCAGACGGCACGATGCAGCTCAACAATCTTGGATTTCTCAACCCTGAAGGCCATTCACGGTCTTTTGACAAGGACGCCGGAGGATATGGGCGTGGTGAAGGATGTGGTATCCTTGttttgaagaagcttgacaaggctATCCAAGATGGTGACAACATCAGAGCAGTCATCCGCGCCTCTGGCGTCAACTCAGACGGCTGGACTCAGGGTGTCACAATGCCATCCAGCGAGGCTCAAGCTGCACTTATCAAGCATGTTTATGAGACTCGCGGCTTGGACTACGGCGCCACCCAGTATGTGGAGGCTCAT GGTACCGGAACCAAAGCTGGAGATCCTGTCGAAACGGGGGCTATCCACCGTACTATTGGCCAAGGCGCAAGCAAGAATCGAAAGCTGTGGGTTGGAAGTGTGAAGCCAAAT ATCGGTCATcttgaggctgctgcagGTGTGGCTAGCGTTATCAAGGGGGTTCTGGCTATGGAAAACAGCCTCATCCCTCCCAACATTCATTTCGCTAGTCCAAACCCTGAGATTCCACTCGACGAGTGGAACATGGCTGTACCCACCAAGCTAACTCCGTGGCCCGCCGCTCGCACCAAGCGTATGAGCGTTAGTGGCTTTGGCATGGGAGGTACAAATGGACATGTCGTCTTGGAAGCattcaactcaacaccacaaagCATTCTCTACGGCGATACCCAGCATCAACCCGTTCACAACGGCAAGAGACTATTTACATTCAGCAGTCACGACCAAGCCGGTCTCGATCGAGTTTCCAAGTCCTTGGTCGACCACCTCGATAGCCTGGGACCCGCCGGAGCGAGACCCGAATACCTGGCTGATCTAGGGTACAGTCTTTCTGTTGGCAAATCTGGCCTATCTTGGAAAACAGCTCATGTAGCGGAGAGTTTGACTGAACTGCGCGAAAAGCTTTCCAGTCCTCAAAGCGAATATGCTGTCCGAGAGCCAAGGAGCCAGCCAAAGATCGGCTTCGTTTTCACAGGTCAAGGTGCTCAATGGGCTCGAATGGGAGTCGAGATGCTTCACCGTCCAGTCTTCAAGGAATCAGTGCAGAGATCTACCGATTATCTGCAGCAGCTGGGCTGCGAGTGGACTCCCATTGTCGAATTATCCAGGGCTCAAAAGGAATCTCGACTAACTTTGCCCGAGATCAGCCAGCCTATCTGTTCGGTGTTGCAGATTGCGCTGGTCGACGAACTCAGGTCGTGGGGTGTAGCACCCGTCAGCGTGGTCGGTCATTCCAGTGGCGAGATCGCCGCAGCATACTGTATTGAGGCTCTGTCTCATAAAGATGCCATCGCAGTTGCTTACTTCAGGGGCAAAGTCTCAGCTGGTCTCAACCATCTGAATGGTGGCATGATGGCTGTTGGATGTTCCAGAGCTGAGGCAGAGACACTCATCGATGAGTCTGACTTGCAAGGTGGCCATGTAACAGTGGCTTGTGTCAATTCACCCTCCAATGTCACCCTTTCTGGAGATGTTGCCCCCCTGGATCAATTGAAGAGCATATTGGAGAAACGAGGCATTTTTGCCCGACGACTGAGAGTTGAGGTGGCATATCATTCTACCCACATGAACTCCGTATTCGCCGACTACACTGCATCCATTGCGGATATCGATCCCCAGTCATCTCCGTGCAATCAGCCCATCATGGTATCCAGCGTTACCAACAATCAAGTCGACCCTGCACTTCTGGGTTCCTACTACTGGGGTCGCAATCTGATCTCTCCCGTATTGTTCTCAGACACAATCAAGGAGATGGTTTCCCCCGCCGATGGTAACGGCGAAAAGGCTGTCGATTTACTGGTTGAGATTGGTCCCCATGGTGCTTTGGGCGGTCCTATCGAACAGATTCTGTCTCATTTTGACATCGAGAACGTTGGGTACCAATCCATGCTCACACGAGGTCAGAATGCTGTAGAGACTAGTTTGGAGCTTGCAACGAGTCTGTTCCTCCAGGGAGTTGCCATCGATATTCAGAAGGTCAATGGCGATTCGGGTTGCCGTTTACTTACAAACCTTCCCCCATACCCTTGGAACCACTCCAAGAAGTTTCGAGCCGAATCTCGCCTCCAGAGGGAGCTTATCACACAAAGTGCCCCGACAAGGAGCATTATCGGTGCCCCTGTGCCCAAGATGAACGAGAGTCAACGTGTTTGGCGTGGCTTCATCAGGCTTGATGACGAACCTTGGATCCGCGGCCACACAGTAGGTACCACGGTGCTGTTTCCAGGTGCTGGAATGGTCAGCATCGTTCTCGAGGCCGCACAGCAGATGGTTGATCCTGGCAAGATTGCACGCGCATTCAGACTCCGTGATGTGTCTTTCTCTGCTGCCATGGCCCTCCCCGAGGATCAGGCTACCGAAGTCATCATACAGATGAAGCCACAACTGGTTGCGACCTCTGGATCGACCCCAGCCACGTGGTGGGAGTTTACAGTATCCTCATGTGCTGGAACTGACCAGTTGAGAGATAACTGTCGAGGATTGATTACGATTGATTACGAGGGAAATACAAGTCAGCAGATGGCTCATGAGGATTCTCAAGTCGTCTCCGGGCGGATTACCGACTACCACCAAATTCTCGAGGAATGTCCTGCAACTTACGCCAAAGATCGCTTCTACAAACACATGATGAAAGCTGCATGGCGTTATGGTGAGACTTTCCAGGGAGTTGAAAACTGCCACCCTGGCGACGGCAAGACTGTTTTCGATGTTAAACTCATCGATATTGGCGAGACCTTCAGCAAGGGGCAGCTGGACAGACCATTCCTGATCCATGGGGCGACGCTTGACGCCGTGTTCCAGGGTTGGTTAGGAAGTACATACAAGAACGGCACCTTTGAGTTTGACAAGCCTTTCGTCCCGACCAAGAttggagagatggagatctCTGTTGATATTCCATCAGAAGCTGGATATATGATGCCTGGTCTCTGCAGATCACACAGATCTGGCTTCAACGAGTTGTCTGCCGACACCATCATGTTTGACAAGGATTTGTCAAGAGTTATCCTGTCGGTGATCGACTTTCGAACCTCGGAGCTTGAAATGGATGGAGCCGCCACTGAGGAGACTgctgttgaagttgaccCAGCTGATATTACTTCCAAAGTGCTTTGGGACTATTCGTTGAGTCTCATGGAGCCAAGCGATCTCAAGCAGGCAATGGGAAGTATCGCAGCACAAAACCGTCTCACTGAC TTTGTTCGCATGCTGCTCCATGACAATCCAGCAGCCAATATTGTCGAATTCATTCCGCGTTCAGATGGGGTACCCGACACGTACACATCCAAACTCCCTCCAGGAACCATTCTGCCAACCCAAATTCGATACGCAATTGTGGATGAAACTGAGAACGTTCGGGACGAAAATGCAGCCTCAAGCATGTTGACTATCGATGCCCTAGTTGATTCCGTATCAACAAGCGGCACAACTGCAGATATAGTCGTTATCCCACAAGGATTCCAGTTTCAGGACACCCATGCTAGGATCCTTGAGGCATTGGTCAAGATCTCAAAGCCCGATACAGCGATTGTGGTTGCTTCCGACACCTCAGATACCACGGTGCCGTTGAAGGCAAAGGGATTTCAGCTCCTACACAGCATCCAAGGCGCTCCGTCTTTGGAGGTCTTTGCCGGCCTCACAGGTGAGCAAGAGAAACCGACAAATGGAATTCACAAGGAAGAAGTAGTGCTTCTGTTGCCATCAACGGTATCGACTGTGACCAAAGAGTTTGCCGAGGAAGTGCAGCTGGATCTCGAGGGCCAAGGCTTCAGCGTGTCGACAGAAAGTTTGGCTGATAGCATTGATGACTCTACTTTTGACGGCAAGACATGCGTGTCGTTATTGGAAGTTGAGCGGCCACTACTGGATAGCCTCTCTGAGTCGGACTTTCAACTCATTCGCAAAGTCGTTTTGACTTCTCAGCGTATTCTATGGGTCACCCATGGCGAGAGTCCGTCACTGGCTCTGGTTGACGGCTTCTCACGGTGCATTATGAGCGAGATTGAGGGCGTCAAGTTTCAAGTCCTGCATCTCAGCGAGCCAACTGGTTTGCACCATGGACCACGTCTTGCATCAAAGGTCATTGCGTCCAAGGCTTCGGATAACGAATTCCGCGACAAGGATGGATTACTGCAGGTTGCAAGAATCTTCAAAGGTTTGACGGAGAACGAGAATATCCGTCATCACCTCCATGATGACGTTCGAGTGGCGAGACTGAGCAACCAGGAACGTCCTTTGAGACTCACCATTGGAAAGCCCGGTCTCTTGGACACGCTTTACTTTGTCGACGACGAGCGAGTATTGGCTCCACTCGCAGACCACGAGGTTGAGATTCAAGTCAAGGCAACAGGTCTCAA TTTCCGAGATGTCATGGCATCAATGGCACTGGTTCCAGTAAAGGGACTTGGCCAGGAAGCAAGCGGCATTGTCCTCAGGACTGGCCGTGATGCAACACATCTGAAGCCTGGTGACCGTGTGAGTACCCTCGACATGGGAACTCATGCGACCGTCATGAGGGCAGATCACCGAGTCACGGTCAAGATACCCGATGCCATGTCATTCGAAGAGGCAGCTGCAGTTCCCGTCGTGCACACTACAGCATACTATGCACTTGTTCGGCTGGCCAAGCTTCAGCGAGGTCAATCTGTCTTGATCCATGCCGCAGCAGGAGGAGTAGGTCAAGCAGCTCTGCAGTTGGCCAACCATCTCGGTCTCGTTGTATACGCCACTGTCGGCTCAGACGACAAACGCAAACTTCTCACAGACAGGTACCAAGTGTCAGAGGATCACATCTTCAACTCGCGAGATGCAAGCTTTGCCAAAGGTATCATGCGTGTCACCGGCGGTCGCGGAGTGGATTGCGTTCTGAATTCACTCTCTGGTGAGCTGTTGCGGGTATCTTGGAGCTGCCTCGCAACCTTTGGTACATTTGTCGAGATTGGCTTGCGAGACAttaccaacaacatgcttCTTGATATGCGGCCCTTTTCCAAGAGCACGACATTCTCCTTTATCAACATGTATACTCTCTTTGAGGAGGACCCATCGGCACTAGGAGACATCCTTGAGGAGGTTTTCAAGCTTTTGGGTGGTGGTATTCTTCAAACACCAAGCCCCATGACGGTGTATCCCATCAACCAAGTTGAGGACGCTTTCCGTATCATGCAACAAGGCAGACACCGCGGAAAGATCGTGCTCTCCTTCCCAGATGACGTTCAAGCTCCCGTGTTGCATGTGGCCAAGAACTCAATGAAGCTTGATAGTCAAGCAACATACCTCTTTGTCGGAGGTCTTGGTGGCCTCGGTCGCAGTCTTGCAAAGGAATTTGTGAGCTGTGGAGCCAAGAATATTGCTTTCATCTCACGATCAGGCGATAGCACTAGCGAAGCGAAGGCCACCATCAAAGAGATTACAAGTCGAGGTGCCAACGTCAAGGCCTATGCTGCCGACATCTCTGACGAGAAGGCATTTCTCAATGTAATGAAGGAGTGCTCTCGAGAGTTTCCCCCAATCAAGGGCGTGGTTCAGATGGCCATGGTTCTCCGTGATGTCGTCTTCGAGAAGATGACATATGAGGAGTGGAAGCTTCCATTGAAGCCCAAGGTACAAGGCAGTTGGAACCTACACAAGTACTTCGACCACGAGCGACCTCTTGATTTCATGGTTATCTGTTCGTCAAGTTCAGGTATCTATGGATATCCCAGTCAAGCCCAGTACGCCGCTGGAAACACTTATCAAGACGCTCTTGCTCATTATCGTCGGGCCCAAGGACTCAAGGCGGTATCTGTTAACTTGGGCATCATGCGTGATGTCGGAGTGCTTGCAGAACAAGGCACTAGCGGAAACATCAAGCTCTGGGAAGAGGTGTTGGGAATCCGCGAGCCTGCATTCCATGCCCTGATGAAGAGTTTGATCAAAGGACAGACAGACAACAATAGCGAGTTTCCTGCCCAGATCTGCACCGGCTTGGGAACCGCCGATATCATGGCAACTCACGGTCTGGCAAAGCCCACATACTTTCAAGACCCTCGCTTTGGACCTCTGGCGGTCACAAGCCTCTCTTCTGACGCTTCTGGTGACAAGCAGTCAACGGCCATGTCTATTTCTTCTCAACTGTCtgaagccagcagcaaggcGAAAGCAACTGACATCATTACAAATGCCTTGGTCGGAAAGGTAGCCGACATCTTGCAAATGCCACAGTCAGAGGTTGACCCGGGTCAGCCGCTGTACCGCTATGGAGTTGACTCTCTTGTTGCACTGGAGGTCAGAAACTGGATCACAAGAGAGATGAAGGTAAatgttgctttgcttgaAATCCTGGCTGCAGTGCCTATGGAGAGCTTTGCTGGAAAGCTTGCTAGTACTAGCAAGTTGGTTACGGTATCTTGA